In the genome of Malania oleifera isolate guangnan ecotype guangnan chromosome 5, ASM2987363v1, whole genome shotgun sequence, the window CACATATCAAGGCACAATAGATGACTGAGAAAATGTGCCAATATGAGAGTGAGTACAAACTAATGTAGTAGAATGCATGTAGTTTGTATGAAAGGTTTGCAACAAATAATccatatttaaaatatttactcCTATTTGTAAATTCTATTTACTGCACAAAATATTGATTCAAATCCAAAATAGATGGACACATTCTACTTCCTTCAGCTTTagaggggttttttttttttcattctcttttaAGTTCGTAAAATTTTGAATCTGTGGGGATTATTAGTAGGTAAACGAAAGTAATGCAACGTTTTGCCCGCATTAGTTAGAGAACAAGTTGGTTTGAATTAATCGCAAGAGCATTTTTATCTTTGAAATAGAGAATTGAAGACGAAacctatttgaaaaaaaaaaaaaaaaaaaatttttcttttaaatgtaggttttcaagaaaaaaaaaatgatttttagactttattcattttttttaatttaaaattttatttaaaccATCCTTTAATCTATgttaattcttgttttatttgtttGGCACTAAGCATCTATGAGTAGAGGGGTCCCAATATATGTTGGATGATTCACTGAAATTTTGTAAGACAGAAATTGAAATCggaaattttgatgaaaaattcGGCAATTTCGTGTAAATTTAAAACCATGCATACTGTCATGTGAAAAGAACCAAATATGGGTAGTTTGATTTTTTTGAAACATACATCCCCCTGAGCTTTGAAGTTTAAACAGGTACTCATGGTTCAGGCAGAGCACAAAAAGGCCATCATTTATATCTTAATCTAATTCATCTCTGTTTTtctgtaaaaaaatatttcataccTCACTAGCTTGCAAGTTTCATAATCGATTTGATTTCCTAGTTATTTTCGTTCTCTAGTGGCTGTAAGTCATTGTAGCTTTGTTGGGCAAATGTCTTCGATGCTTCATTTGTTGAACAGGAGAGGAGAGGTTGTGGGAAACGATGGGCTGGAAATATATATGGCATGATGGATGGAGAGCTGTGCAGGTTTGCATTTGGGAATTATGCTGTGAACAAAATGATTCCAATGTGAAGTGGGTTGGGCCCTAAGTTAGAGAATGGgtgtgatttgaatttgaaatgatatgTTCAACATAGAAATTTTCTCATATTTTCTAGGATTGCAATGGGGAAGGGTGCTTAGGTTAGCAAATATGTAATTTTTTGGGTACCCTCAAGCTCAAAACAGAAAGGGCAGGTGCAGAGAGGAAAGGGAAGAACCAAAGAAGAGAAATCGAAAGCGAGGAAAATACCTATATGGGGGGAATGGTAAAAGCAGTTCTCTTTCTGTTTGTTTCCGAAACATCTATgtcatgtttggtttgcagaTGGAATGAGAATAAgaaaggaatggaatgaaaaatttaaatggaaaatatgaTGAAATCAAGTGAGAAATTCGATTCCATCCCATTCCTGTGTGCCAACCATGTGGCTAATACCATCTAGCCTGGATGAAAAGACTTCCAGACCACCTCGAAGTCACTCACAGCAGGTAAGAATTCCAACCCAGAAATGCAAACAATTTGTTTATTCTTAGAAGggatttctttgttttgttgctATTAAATTCATCAAAGCCAAACACACATTCAGGCTTGCACAGTTAGATCCTTCCATGGTATTAATTGCAACTGGATTCTACATGTCTAAATCTACAAACCACCTCAATTGTGATCGGGTGCAAACACTTCTTTCCCTCTCAATTTTACAAGAAAAACTGTAAATCTGCCAGCTGAGTTGATGACAAAACTGTCTCATCCAAAGTAAGATGGTAGAGGGGGTACTAGTTGAAGCTTGATGACCGACTTCGCATTTTGAAGTATTCCTCAATAGCGATACTGTTGCTTTGCTCCACACTACTGAGCGAAGTAGAGTCATCATCTACATCTAGAAATGCAAGACTCAAATGTGATTCCACGCTTGAGTCGGGATAAACTTCATCATCATTCTCACCCAGATTTTCCGAAACTTCTTGATCACTGGGTTGAGAAATCACAAAGTGGCTGACATCTTCTTCCCCTCTTAAGATTTTCAGTATCTGGAAAAAAAGGAAGAGGGCAAAAACAATGAGCTTCACTCCAATCATGGTATAACCTTTTTGCTAGGAATATGGCCAATATATTTAAGTATCAGAAGTACTAAATTAACCTGGCTCATTCTAGGACGAAGCCGAGCTGTCCGGGTGATGCAGAGTGCAGCTCCAAGAACCATTCTTTGAACTTGAACCTCATCaaaattttgattcaagtttGGGTCAAGTATGCCCCTTGGATCTCCACTCTCTAATATCGGCTTTGCCTGAATTCAAGACACCCACCATAGAAACATGAACAAATATTATGAAAGTGAAAGTCTATTCGTGTAAGACCCTAAAGTTTACTCCTGTAGAAGACTCTTACCCACATGACTAAACTCTCTTGGGCCTTAGAAGTCTCAGAACCAATTGGTTTTCTTCCCGATAACAGTTCAAGTAGAACCACTCCAAAGGAGTAGACATCAATCTTGTCACTGATTTTCCCATACATGAAATACTCTGGAGCAAGATAGCCGAAAGTTCCAACTATGTCACCTTGAGTTAGAAGGTATGAAGTTGTTGGTGCCCATATTGCAAGCCCGAAATCCGATAACTGCACGGAGAAATAACTCGGtcataatattgaaaattttttacattttagatTTTCAACTACCATAACTACCATCTCCACAGCTAGGTGAATCACCTGTGGTTCAAACCCACTTGACAGTAGAATGTTCGAAGACTTGATGTCTCTATGTATTACGGGCCGAGAACATTCCTCATGTAGGTAACTTAAGGCTTCAGCAACCTGCAAAGCTATGTTAAATCTCACTTCCCATGACAACACGGACTTTTCTTCTGCATCTAAAATAAACTCTACATTAGTATATATAGGTTTATATTATAGGTACTCTAGGTTGTTATAGTGACAACAATCTTGATGatgacaattgaaaattatgaaattCACTGGAAGCTAATTACCATGCAGGTTTTTCTCTAGACTTCCTTTAGATAAGTAATCATAAACAAAGATAAGATCATTATCTTCAATGCAGATTCCCAGCAAAGGCATAATGCTTTTGTGCTTCAATGAGGATATAATCTCAACTTCCAGGACAAAATCCTTCCATGCTTCCTTGGATGATTTCAAAATCTTTACCGCCACCGGTTTGCCATTAGGGAAAACCCCCTTGTATACACGGCTGCACACTCCTCTTCCAATCAAATTTTCTACAGCAAAACCGAAAATTTCAGGAGCAGAAGTACTAAGCTTAGATTCCaccagtaaaaaaaaaaaattagcttggTAGATCTCGGGGTTGATTAGAACCACAAACCtgaggaaaaattagaagtacaGTTCTTCAAAACCTCATAACTGAACCACTGGCACATAGATGACATATTGCTGAGAAGAAGTTTCAACTTTTCTACTAGCTCACCAGTCTTTCCTCCCAAAGGAATTTCTTTGTTGTTTGAAGAAAATCTACCCTTCAGAGTAGTTTCCAGAGGAGACCGATTCGGCAAAGTCATTACCCATTGCACCACAGACATGTTTCTAGCTCCCAGGGCTTGTGATGTATCTACTGAAATCGCTCTTTGGAGTAGAGGCCAACCAGGACTCTGCTCTGAAGAGATTGAGAGTTCATCTGAAGAGAGAGAGACTGATCTCGCGGAAACTCGCCTGTGCTCATCAACAAAACTAAAACAGTCATCCTTCAAAACTTCACTAACATTGCTCAATCCCTTTTCGAAACTCTGAACCACTTCGGAACCCAGCTTTTCTGTCTCTGAGGCCTCAGAATCACCATATTCCGAAGAATTTTCTTTGACAGTGGAGTTTCTTATTAGACAAATGCTTGGCTTTGGATCTCCACCAAGTCCTAACACAATTAACAGCAacttaaatatttctttttatGAATGAAGCAATTAACAGAACAGTTTTGCAAGGAAACATATACAATACCCGGAAGAAGATTTCGAGAAAAGCTTCTGAAAATAACCTTCCCATCATGGATTGCCAGAACTTCGGTAGTCAGTGGCAATTGCTTGGCGCAATATCTGGCTTTTGAAGCCCAACCCCTGAGAAAAAACTTCTGTTGAGATTAATCAGAAAGGAATCTCACATGGTGAAATAAAATGCAGACTTGAGCTTCTGCTCCCCTTACCTGAGAGCATTCTGCCTGCTTATCCCCAAAACTACAGCCGCGGCTGCATACTTCTTTGCCTCTCTCACCAAAACCTTTCGGATGGAGCTTCCCGACAAGGCCTTGCCAGTGAGTTCTACCTTCAAAAACCAAGTACATGGAATTATAATTCATTTCCTTTCTCCTTCTCAGATTGAACAAGGAAATTTATGAATCACAACCCTTCTTTCGATGACAAAAACTTCCATGAACTTCTAAGTAATCATTTCCCTCTCCTTCTCAGATTGAACACAAAAATTTAAGAATCACAAATCATCCAACAAggttttctaataagtcataatTCATTTTCCCCTCTCTTTCTCAGATTGaactaaaaaaaattttaaaaatcacaaaCCTGCTTCACATGACAAAGACCTTCATAATCTTCCAAATAATCATCCAACAAGGCTTTATTCTTTGGACCGGATTCTGAAACATCGATGAAAAGCACAACACAAGTTCATGAGAAACCAAATACAAGTCAGTTCTCAGTAGCACAAAACCAGAATGAAACTTGAAATCTATCAGAACCTCTACAAACATGAATTGCAAGAACACGGTCGCCGGGTTCTGCAACTTTCACCAGAGCCCAGTTGAGCAGCTCTCTGCTCGTGCTGTCGATTAGGATCCCGACGAGCACGGCGCTCCTCTTCTCCACAGCCTTAACTTCCTGGCGATCAACTGTCATTTTCCCAAATGACTTCTTTGATCTTTCACAGATTCAAAACATTCTgccaaattcaaaatttctcaGTTCCTGAAAAGATCATCTCAAAAATTAGGTCACTTCAATGCTTTAAAGCAGCAATCCATGAATTTAAATCATACCCATTAAAGCATGCTGAgtgataaaaaattaaaagaagaaaaccaGGAGATATGAATCGTATGGACTTAATCTGCATTATTGAcagaaaaatcaaataaaaatgtCCATTGTGAAAAGAACAAACAACTGCCTGACGACATGAATCTCTATCGAATCGAAATAAGCATGTTTTAAAAAAGCAATTGCCGCGCCAAATTAAGATCGTCAGCCGACCTACCGCAACTAAATTCGAGatgggaaaatgttaaaataacaAAAGGGTGGAATATTTGGCGACGACGATGACGATCGAGCTTATTTAAGCAAATGGGTATTCTTTTTTAAATCAgagaaatatttgaaatatcaaAGATAATGAGACAGTGGGGGCTGCAAGCGtcggtgagagagagagagagaggagagggcaAAAGTTTGAGCGTCGGAAAATAGAGGAAAGATAGGGAGATTTAAGGCATTTAAAGTTTTTGGGTCCGTTAAACTACCGGCTGATGTTCGCGGGAAACCCTTGCCATCCGGTCACTGCATCGACCCACAAAGGAGCCTGAAATCTCTCCACCGGCTACTGCGGGTAGACGAACAA includes:
- the LOC131156648 gene encoding protein kinase STUNTED-like gives rise to the protein MTVDRQEVKAVEKRSAVLVGILIDSTSRELLNWALVKVAEPGDRVLAIHVCRESGPKNKALLDDYLEDYEGLCHVKQVELTGKALSGSSIRKVLVREAKKYAAAAVVLGISRQNALRGWASKARYCAKQLPLTTEVLAIHDGKVIFRSFSRNLLPGLGGDPKPSICLIRNSTVKENSSEYGDSEASETEKLGSEVVQSFEKGLSNVSEVLKDDCFSFVDEHRRVSARSVSLSSDELSISSEQSPGWPLLQRAISVDTSQALGARNMSVVQWVMTLPNRSPLETTLKGRFSSNNKEIPLGGKTGELVEKLKLLLSNMSSMCQWFSYEVLKNCTSNFSSENLIGRGVCSRVYKGVFPNGKPVAVKILKSSKEAWKDFVLEVEIISSLKHKSIMPLLGICIEDNDLIFVYDYLSKGSLEKNLHDAEEKSVLSWEVRFNIALQVAEALSYLHEECSRPVIHRDIKSSNILLSSGFEPQLSDFGLAIWAPTTSYLLTQGDIVGTFGYLAPEYFMYGKISDKIDVYSFGVVLLELLSGRKPIGSETSKAQESLVMWAKPILESGDPRGILDPNLNQNFDEVQVQRMVLGAALCITRTARLRPRMSQILKILRGEEDVSHFVISQPSDQEVSENLGENDDEVYPDSSVESHLSLAFLDVDDDSTSLSSVEQSNSIAIEEYFKMRSRSSSFN